A section of the Larus michahellis chromosome 1, bLarMic1.1, whole genome shotgun sequence genome encodes:
- the WASHC3 gene encoding WASH complex subunit 3 isoform X4 — protein sequence MDEDGLPIVGSGIDLTKVPAIQQKRTVAFLNQFVVHTVQFLNRFSTVCEEKLSALSLRIQQIETTLNILDAKLSSIPGLEDVKFQVSSANMNSVTNGPVAQATTDQQTDVSPQSGQNNIHEEGLQKTEVVTENVRTVAKDPRYARYLKMVQVDPRCPCACLGR from the exons GTTCCTGCTATTCAGCAGAAAAGAACTGTAGCATTTCTAAACCAATTTGTGGTTCACACAGTACAGTTTCTCAACCGCTTTTCTACTGTTTGTGAAGAg AAATTGTCAGCACTTTCTCTCCGTATCCAACAAATTGAAACAACACTCAATATTTTGGATGCAAAG TTATCCTCTATTCCTGGCCTAGAAGATGTCAAATTTCAAGTGTCCAGTGCAAATATGAATAGTGTTACAAATGGTCCTGTGGCACAAGCTACTACGGATCAACAGACAGATGTATCGCCTCAATCTGGA CAGAACAATATACATGAAGAAGGGTTACAGAAAACAGAGGTAGTAACAGAAAATGTTAGAACTGTGGCCAAGGATCCAAGATATGCCAGATATCTCAAAATGGTACAAGTG GACCCCAGATGCCCCTGTGCCTGCCTGGGGAGATGA
- the WASHC3 gene encoding WASH complex subunit 3 isoform X1 — MDEDGLPIVGSGIDLTKVPAIQQKRTVAFLNQFVVHTVQFLNRFSTVCEEKLSALSLRIQQIETTLNILDAKLSSIPGLEDVKFQVSSANMNSVTNGPVAQATTDQQTDVSPQSGQNNIHEEGLQKTEVVTENVRTVAKDPRYARYLKMVQVGVPVMAIRNKMISEGLNPDLLETPDAPVPAWGDDGKAEDSSDSESSFSD; from the exons GTTCCTGCTATTCAGCAGAAAAGAACTGTAGCATTTCTAAACCAATTTGTGGTTCACACAGTACAGTTTCTCAACCGCTTTTCTACTGTTTGTGAAGAg AAATTGTCAGCACTTTCTCTCCGTATCCAACAAATTGAAACAACACTCAATATTTTGGATGCAAAG TTATCCTCTATTCCTGGCCTAGAAGATGTCAAATTTCAAGTGTCCAGTGCAAATATGAATAGTGTTACAAATGGTCCTGTGGCACAAGCTACTACGGATCAACAGACAGATGTATCGCCTCAATCTGGA CAGAACAATATACATGAAGAAGGGTTACAGAAAACAGAGGTAGTAACAGAAAATGTTAGAACTGTGGCCAAGGATCCAAGATATGCCAGATATCTCAAAATGGTACAAGTG GGTGTTCCTGTAATGGCAATACGAAACAAAATGATTTCTGAAGGGCTAAATCCAGATCTTCTTGA GACCCCAGATGCCCCTGTGCCTGCCTGGGGAGATGATGGGAAAGCAGAAGACAGTTCTGATAGTGAATCTTCATTTAGTGACTAA
- the WASHC3 gene encoding WASH complex subunit 3 isoform X3, which produces MDEDGLPIVGSGIDLTKVPAIQQKRTVAFLNQFVVHTVQFLNRFSTVCEEKLSALSLRIQQIETTLNILDAKLSSIPGLEDVKFQVSSANMNSVTNGPVAQATTDQQTDVSPQSGQNNIHEEGLQKTEVVTENVRTVAKDPRYARYLKMVQVGVPVMAIRNKMISEGLNPDLLERVCPALAN; this is translated from the exons GTTCCTGCTATTCAGCAGAAAAGAACTGTAGCATTTCTAAACCAATTTGTGGTTCACACAGTACAGTTTCTCAACCGCTTTTCTACTGTTTGTGAAGAg AAATTGTCAGCACTTTCTCTCCGTATCCAACAAATTGAAACAACACTCAATATTTTGGATGCAAAG TTATCCTCTATTCCTGGCCTAGAAGATGTCAAATTTCAAGTGTCCAGTGCAAATATGAATAGTGTTACAAATGGTCCTGTGGCACAAGCTACTACGGATCAACAGACAGATGTATCGCCTCAATCTGGA CAGAACAATATACATGAAGAAGGGTTACAGAAAACAGAGGTAGTAACAGAAAATGTTAGAACTGTGGCCAAGGATCCAAGATATGCCAGATATCTCAAAATGGTACAAGTG GGTGTTCCTGTAATGGCAATACGAAACAAAATGATTTCTGAAGGGCTAAATCCAGATCTTCTTGA AAGAGTTTGTCCTGCCCTCGCGAACTAA
- the WASHC3 gene encoding WASH complex subunit 3 isoform X2 has translation MDEDGLPIVGSGIDLTKVPAIQQKRTVAFLNQFVVHTVQFLNRFSTVCEEKLSALSLRIQQIETTLNILDAKLSSIPGLEDVKFQVSSANMNSVTNGPVAQATTDQQTDVSPQSGNNIHEEGLQKTEVVTENVRTVAKDPRYARYLKMVQVGVPVMAIRNKMISEGLNPDLLETPDAPVPAWGDDGKAEDSSDSESSFSD, from the exons GTTCCTGCTATTCAGCAGAAAAGAACTGTAGCATTTCTAAACCAATTTGTGGTTCACACAGTACAGTTTCTCAACCGCTTTTCTACTGTTTGTGAAGAg AAATTGTCAGCACTTTCTCTCCGTATCCAACAAATTGAAACAACACTCAATATTTTGGATGCAAAG TTATCCTCTATTCCTGGCCTAGAAGATGTCAAATTTCAAGTGTCCAGTGCAAATATGAATAGTGTTACAAATGGTCCTGTGGCACAAGCTACTACGGATCAACAGACAGATGTATCGCCTCAATCTGGA AACAATATACATGAAGAAGGGTTACAGAAAACAGAGGTAGTAACAGAAAATGTTAGAACTGTGGCCAAGGATCCAAGATATGCCAGATATCTCAAAATGGTACAAGTG GGTGTTCCTGTAATGGCAATACGAAACAAAATGATTTCTGAAGGGCTAAATCCAGATCTTCTTGA GACCCCAGATGCCCCTGTGCCTGCCTGGGGAGATGATGGGAAAGCAGAAGACAGTTCTGATAGTGAATCTTCATTTAGTGACTAA
- the WASHC3 gene encoding WASH complex subunit 3 isoform X5: MDEDGLPIVGSGIDLTKVPAIQQKRTVAFLNQFVVHTVQFLNRFSTVCEEKLSALSLRIQQIETTLNILDAKLSSIPGLEDVKFQVSSANMNSVTNGPVAQATTDQQTDVSPQSGNNIHEEGLQKTEVVTENVRTVAKDPRYARYLKMVQVDPRCPCACLGR, from the exons GTTCCTGCTATTCAGCAGAAAAGAACTGTAGCATTTCTAAACCAATTTGTGGTTCACACAGTACAGTTTCTCAACCGCTTTTCTACTGTTTGTGAAGAg AAATTGTCAGCACTTTCTCTCCGTATCCAACAAATTGAAACAACACTCAATATTTTGGATGCAAAG TTATCCTCTATTCCTGGCCTAGAAGATGTCAAATTTCAAGTGTCCAGTGCAAATATGAATAGTGTTACAAATGGTCCTGTGGCACAAGCTACTACGGATCAACAGACAGATGTATCGCCTCAATCTGGA AACAATATACATGAAGAAGGGTTACAGAAAACAGAGGTAGTAACAGAAAATGTTAGAACTGTGGCCAAGGATCCAAGATATGCCAGATATCTCAAAATGGTACAAGTG GACCCCAGATGCCCCTGTGCCTGCCTGGGGAGATGA